In Triticum aestivum cultivar Chinese Spring chromosome 5B, IWGSC CS RefSeq v2.1, whole genome shotgun sequence, the following proteins share a genomic window:
- the LOC123117657 gene encoding anthocyanin 3'-O-beta-glucosyltransferase-like produces MAVKGEQQPPLHILFFPFLAPGHLIPIADMAALFAARGIRCTILTTTVNAAIIRSTVDHANDASHGTGCPAINISVVPFPDIGGLPPGVENGMALKSDVDRERFFEAAQPFERFLVDNCPDAVVSDSFWHWSADAAAEHGVPRLAFLGTSMLARSCTESMLRNNPLEAAPDDLDALVLLPGLPHRVQLRRSQMMIDPAKRPDHWALFQSINAADQRSFGEVFNSFHALEPDYVEHYQRALGRRAWLVGPVALASKDMAGRGTDALSPDANSCLRWLDTKPAGSVVYVSFGTLTSSSPAEMRELARGLALSGVDFVWVIGAATPAPDSSEWMPGGFAELMARGDRGFIIRGWAPQLLILDHPAVGGFLTHCGWNSTLEAVSAGVPMVTWPRYADQLHNEQLAVEVLRVGVSVTGGKDYASSGVVMGEAIAESIVRLMGNSDEGDAIREKARELCMKARCAVENGGSSYNDVGSLMDELMARRTAYRNAVKVGEGIRPTG; encoded by the coding sequence ATGGCTGTCAAAGGCGAGCAGCAGCCACCGCTGCACATCCTCTTCTTCCCGTTCCTCGCCCCCGGCCACCTCATACCGATCGCCGATATGGCCGCGCTCTTCGCCGCCCGTGGCATCAGGTGCACCATCCTCACCACGACCGTCAACGCTGCCATCATCCGCTCCACCGTCGACCATGCCAACGACGCGTCCCATGGCACCGGCTGCCCGGCCATCAACATCTCCGTCGTGCCTTTCCCTGACATCGGGGGCCTCCCGCCGGGCGTGGAGAACGGCATGGCCCTTAAGTCCGACGTGGACCGCGAAAGGTTCTTCGAAGCGGCGCAGCCCTTCGAGCGATTCTTGGTTGACaactgccccgacgccgtcgtgTCCGACAGCTTTTGGCACTGGTCCGCGGACGCCGCCGCGGAGCACGGCGTCCCGCGCCTCGCGTTCCTCGGCACCAGCATGCTGGCGCGGTCCTGCACCGAAAGCATGCTGCGCAACAACCCGCTGGAGGCTGCTCCCGACGACCTCGACGCCCTCGTTCTGCTGCCGGGGCTGCCGCACCGCGTCCAGCTCAGGCGGAGCCAAATGATGATCGACCCGGCGAAGCGGCCTGACCACTGGGCGCTCTTCCAGAGCATCAACGCCGCGGACCAGAGGAGCTTCGGCGAGGTATTCAATAGCTTCCACGCGCTGGAGCCGGACTACGTCGAGCACTACCAAAGGGCGCTCGGCCGGCGAGCGTGGCTCGTCGGGCCCGTCGCGCTCGCCAGCAAGGACATGGCCGGGAGGGGCACGGACGCGCTCTCGCCGGACGCGAACAGCTGCCTACGGTGGCTGGACACGAAGCCCGCCGGCTCGGTGGTGTACGTCTCCTTCGGCACGCTGACCAGTTCCTCGCCGGCGGAGATGCGCGAGCTCGCCCGCGGCCTCGCGCTCTCAGGCGTGGATTTCGTGTGGGTGATCGGCGCCGCAACCCCAGCCCCAGACTCTTCAGAGTGGATGCCCGGAGGCTTCGCCGAGCTGATGGCGCGCGGCGACCGGGGCTTCATCATCCGAGGCTGGGCGCCGCAGTTGCTCATCCTAGACCACCCTGCGGTCGGTGGGTTCTTGACGCACTGTGGTTGGAACTCGACGCTGGAGGCCGTGAGCGCTGGTGTGCCGATGGTCACGTGGCCGCGGTATGCAGACCAGCTCCACAACGAGCAGCTCGCCGTGGAGGTGCTCAGGGTGGGTGTCAGCGTCACCGGCGGCAAGGACTACGCGTCTTCTGGGGTGGTGATGGGAGAGGCGATCGCTGAATCCATTGTTAGACTGATGGGCAACAGCGACGAGGGCGACGCGATACGAGAGAAGGCCAGGGAACTCTGCATGAAGGCAAGGTGCGCGGTGGAGAACGGTGGATCTTCGTACAATGACGTGGGCAGTTTGATGGACGAGTTGATGGCTCGTAGGACGGCGTATAGGAACGCCGTGAAGGTCGGAGAAGGCATCCGGCCAACTGGTT